One genomic window of Desmospora activa DSM 45169 includes the following:
- a CDS encoding phage tail tape measure protein, with amino-acid sequence MNIFKVWGEVALRGAEQVRAKLGGIDQLAQNAGKKMAQTGQHFVNAGQQFVGAGQKMTATGATLTAGVTAPIAGIGLKSITAGMDFANAMSKVQALSGAAGKDLQSLEDTAKKMGRETSFSATQAADAFGFMALAGWDTNQMLNAINPVLDLAKAGSMDLAQASDIVTDTMSMFKIQAEEAGHATDVFAFAQSNANTNVEQMGEAMKYAGASAASLGMSIEETSSFMMAFANQGIKGSMAGTTMEAMLRDLTARAEDGKLAINGMNIELYDQEGNFRGLLPVMQEIEQATADLSDEEKRNVLSKYFQQEALRGVNLSLNEGMDKISGYNDSLSNNADAQKKAAGAANEAAKIMGENTKGAYDELLSKIEAVSIAFAQTMEPAVIWVTEKLGDLATWLENTDEKTKLMIVGIAGFAAALGPVILYLGMLTTSFGHLLTAGGKLIQFFTLVNGTTGLTKFGSLLMGLKKAFTAAIWGIRAFSTALFTTPVGWIILGITAIIAAIYLLWDNWDTVSAWLSEAWEWLKELAMSIFEPIANFISETWTAIKTKTVEIWNAVMDFLREWGTTILAVFGGPIGLILALVIEHWDAIKEVTIAVWNAVKSWLASVWNAIVSVVKPPILAIYNYLKARWDAAKAVTQAVWNAVKSFMAAAWEWIKQKVITPLMAIYNQIKSRFNQVKSTITSVMNNVKTLISNAWNNIKKVISLAVDFVLDAVKTGFKLVRSIIQGDMDGAYKIIKGFSDKWKSAGKGLLEAFTKGIKNGFKKAKDAVTNGLKKIRNLLPFSPAKEGPLSDLDKSGESFFPTFASRMLSQKGLGKGVATVHKGMNGIYDALETEVNPSLRPAWATVNPSLRSHIGEAQGVGSPTNVYITVHGNLDSELYDRLMRQQAQDTKNAFYIRGLRG; translated from the coding sequence GTGAATATCTTTAAGGTGTGGGGAGAGGTGGCCCTGCGGGGGGCGGAGCAGGTTCGAGCGAAGTTGGGGGGCATTGATCAACTGGCCCAAAACGCTGGGAAAAAAATGGCCCAGACCGGCCAGCATTTCGTAAACGCCGGTCAACAGTTTGTCGGAGCCGGGCAGAAGATGACGGCCACTGGTGCGACTCTTACCGCGGGCGTAACCGCCCCGATTGCCGGGATTGGCTTAAAATCTATTACTGCGGGGATGGACTTTGCTAATGCCATGTCAAAGGTACAAGCGCTGTCAGGAGCCGCCGGAAAGGATCTGCAATCCCTGGAAGATACGGCGAAGAAGATGGGTCGGGAGACCAGCTTTTCAGCGACTCAAGCGGCGGATGCGTTTGGATTTATGGCGCTGGCCGGGTGGGATACCAACCAGATGCTAAACGCCATCAACCCCGTGCTTGATTTGGCTAAAGCAGGCAGTATGGACTTAGCCCAAGCTTCCGATATCGTTACCGACACCATGAGCATGTTTAAAATCCAAGCGGAAGAAGCGGGACATGCAACGGATGTTTTTGCCTTTGCCCAATCGAATGCTAACACGAACGTGGAGCAAATGGGGGAGGCGATGAAATACGCTGGGGCGTCGGCGGCTAGTTTGGGTATGTCCATCGAGGAAACGTCCTCCTTTATGATGGCTTTTGCCAACCAGGGAATAAAGGGTTCGATGGCAGGCACCACCATGGAAGCCATGTTGCGAGACTTAACCGCCCGGGCAGAGGACGGCAAACTAGCCATCAACGGGATGAATATTGAACTGTACGACCAAGAGGGGAACTTTCGGGGATTGCTTCCCGTCATGCAAGAGATTGAACAAGCTACCGCTGATTTGAGTGATGAAGAGAAACGGAACGTCTTAAGCAAGTACTTCCAACAGGAAGCGCTGCGGGGGGTTAACCTGTCTTTAAACGAAGGCATGGATAAAATTAGTGGTTATAATGACAGTTTGTCCAACAATGCCGACGCCCAGAAGAAAGCGGCAGGTGCAGCCAACGAAGCGGCTAAAATCATGGGCGAGAACACCAAAGGGGCCTATGATGAGTTGCTTTCTAAAATCGAAGCCGTCTCGATCGCATTCGCGCAAACGATGGAACCGGCGGTTATATGGGTGACGGAAAAGCTGGGGGATTTGGCGACATGGTTGGAAAATACCGACGAAAAAACAAAACTGATGATTGTCGGTATAGCCGGATTTGCGGCGGCTTTGGGGCCGGTCATTTTGTATTTAGGTATGCTGACAACCTCCTTTGGTCACCTGTTGACGGCAGGGGGGAAGCTGATTCAATTTTTCACCCTTGTGAATGGTACAACAGGCTTAACCAAATTCGGCAGTCTGCTCATGGGTCTGAAAAAGGCGTTTACGGCAGCCATTTGGGGGATTCGTGCATTCTCCACCGCTCTGTTTACTACACCGGTTGGGTGGATCATCCTAGGGATCACGGCCATTATCGCGGCTATCTACCTTTTGTGGGACAACTGGGACACGGTTTCCGCTTGGTTGTCTGAGGCGTGGGAATGGTTGAAGGAGTTGGCGATGTCCATCTTTGAGCCGATCGCAAACTTCATTTCGGAAACGTGGACAGCGATCAAAACGAAAACGGTAGAGATCTGGAATGCTGTGATGGATTTCCTGCGAGAGTGGGGGACAACGATTCTGGCCGTGTTTGGCGGTCCAATCGGCTTGATTCTGGCACTAGTGATTGAACACTGGGACGCGATCAAAGAAGTTACCATCGCGGTATGGAACGCGGTTAAGAGTTGGCTGGCTTCGGTGTGGAACGCGATTGTATCCGTTGTAAAGCCGCCGATCCTGGCGATCTACAACTACCTTAAAGCGCGGTGGGATGCAGCCAAGGCTGTCACACAAGCGGTATGGAATGCGGTTAAATCCTTTATGGCGGCGGCGTGGGAGTGGATTAAGCAAAAAGTAATCACGCCGTTAATGGCGATCTATAACCAGATTAAGAGCCGGTTTAATCAGGTCAAATCTACCATCACCAGTGTGATGAACAACGTAAAAACCTTAATTAGTAATGCGTGGAATAACATCAAAAAAGTTATATCGTTGGCAGTTGATTTTGTACTTGATGCTGTGAAAACCGGCTTCAAATTGGTGCGATCTATCATTCAAGGGGATATGGACGGAGCCTATAAAATCATCAAGGGGTTTTCAGACAAGTGGAAATCCGCCGGTAAAGGCTTGCTAGAGGCTTTTACCAAGGGGATTAAGAATGGGTTCAAAAAGGCAAAAGACGCTGTAACTAACGGGCTAAAGAAGATAAGGAACCTCCTGCCGTTTTCACCGGCGAAGGAAGGGCCTTTATCTGACTTAGATAAATCGGGGGAGTCGTTCTTTCCGACGTTTGCAAGCCGGATGCTGTCGCAAAAAGGGTTGGGGAAAGGGGTGGCGACGGTTCATAAAGGCATGAATGGTATCTACGATGCTTTGGAGACAGAGGTGAATCCAAGCCTTCGACCGGCATGGGCAACCGTTAACCCTTCCCTGAGGTCCCATATAGGAGAAGCTCAGGGAGTCGGTAGTCCGACAAACGTATATATCACCGTTCATGGGAACTTAGATTCTGAGTTGTATGATCGTTTGATGCGGCAACAGGCACAGGATACGAAAAACGCCTTTTATATCCGTGGATTGCGGGGATGA
- a CDS encoding phage tail family protein codes for MIVKTHHNFRVIRKDGKQYDLAQLGVIVTKFIVSAPEVRHETEEMEGRDGLVDLGTMYGSRSIEAQCEMKARDIYDYPLLRNELFRVFDSREPFYVVCDLEPGKRWLVKYAGTYSMAQIATLGKFTLPLVSFSPYSESTTTTLDPLIFESEAWQFGHGIPLEDVRYDHSNRKFRIYNMGDVTVDPREHPLHITIHTTATDQTTLEMINHTTGDHFKYTGNTYNTIPIELIGVRVWRGQRTSLLRRTNYGLITLAPGWNELEVRGAEFSRITFDFRFYYF; via the coding sequence ATGATAGTCAAAACGCACCATAATTTCCGGGTGATTCGTAAGGATGGGAAACAGTATGATCTGGCACAGCTTGGTGTCATCGTGACAAAGTTTATTGTTAGTGCCCCGGAAGTTCGACACGAGACAGAGGAGATGGAGGGACGCGATGGGCTGGTGGATCTGGGGACAATGTATGGGAGTCGATCGATTGAGGCTCAATGTGAGATGAAAGCAAGAGACATCTATGATTACCCCCTTTTGCGGAACGAATTGTTCCGCGTTTTTGATTCACGGGAACCTTTTTATGTTGTTTGCGATTTGGAACCGGGAAAGCGATGGCTAGTCAAGTACGCGGGTACGTATTCGATGGCCCAAATTGCGACATTAGGGAAATTTACACTTCCCCTGGTGTCATTCTCTCCCTATTCGGAATCCACGACCACCACCCTTGACCCGCTGATTTTTGAATCCGAGGCGTGGCAGTTTGGTCACGGTATCCCCTTGGAGGATGTTCGTTATGATCATTCCAACCGAAAGTTTCGCATATACAACATGGGGGATGTAACGGTTGACCCGCGGGAACATCCGCTTCATATTACGATCCATACGACGGCAACCGATCAGACCACCCTTGAGATGATCAACCATACGACAGGGGATCACTTCAAGTACACAGGAAACACATACAACACGATCCCGATCGAGCTGATCGGCGTAAGAGTATGGCGAGGGCAACGTACTTCCCTGTTACGGCGGACGAATTATGGTTTGATTACCCTGGCACCGGGTTGGAACGAGCTGGAGGTGCGTGGGGCGGAGTTCAGCCGGATTACGTTTGATTTTCGATTCTATTATTTTTAG
- a CDS encoding M14 family metallopeptidase: MWRYDFTPANPEKTVIVTACLHGNEYTGFYALAQFLDLLVRRWREYPQLSYLRKNVRLITIPIVNPWGFNQGRRQNANQVDLNRNFPYNWDLFANGQPGDTNYKGPSPMSEVEAEHLDALFNEFNDAVAYLDFHTIISVAAEYVMFVPRWLRQNNSRWARVVQEMHDPDRDRIAWGTSTLPAATNYARQQYGFNVGLPEFYNGLFGSQHRDSAEMTQAVKWFGNMILQGTMISAQATVETLKDPTMKWYAYDESPGSLFGEDGDYEGTPGESVPVNRVNHSQLSTKTYSTDYTVFGQTSMKMVADNQATNGSINLTELTSGTYWLWTLYRQVTEISDGHFGMYVYNYNSSDNLETVVPNRTSPDSDWVRVGGVFQGRSGGCRLVYGRTVAWTGTVYVDGNMLVQLSEKEYNDYIEGKISLEQLMDKYQFPYEKEPDRIAVNSRNYSTVLQTVQQFTVETPGVVSVDGFVTFTLSQEAEVGFIPLAYQPFAAEFNWGDGNANPLYEIRRRFPAGTHTLPLYGQMYAVPTSKRISNRSGDLTIRLRAMRSTGMLTINQYRLRVTFLPAAPGLEMYDATKRESLSSSAMQKVYPVPRADDEE, from the coding sequence ATCTGGCGCTATGATTTCACGCCGGCAAACCCGGAGAAAACGGTTATTGTGACGGCCTGTTTGCACGGGAATGAGTACACCGGGTTTTATGCTTTGGCCCAGTTCCTGGATCTACTGGTGCGCCGGTGGCGGGAGTATCCGCAGCTCTCTTATTTACGGAAGAATGTCCGGCTTATTACCATCCCTATCGTCAATCCATGGGGCTTTAATCAGGGAAGGCGGCAGAACGCCAATCAAGTCGATTTAAACCGTAACTTCCCCTATAATTGGGATCTTTTTGCAAACGGACAGCCGGGGGATACCAATTACAAAGGGCCGTCCCCGATGTCAGAGGTGGAAGCCGAGCACTTAGACGCCTTGTTTAATGAGTTTAACGACGCGGTGGCATATTTGGACTTTCACACCATTATTTCCGTGGCGGCAGAGTACGTGATGTTTGTCCCCCGCTGGTTACGGCAGAACAATTCCCGTTGGGCACGGGTTGTGCAAGAAATGCACGACCCCGACCGCGATCGCATTGCATGGGGAACATCGACGCTTCCAGCAGCGACCAACTATGCACGCCAACAATACGGGTTTAATGTGGGCCTACCAGAGTTTTACAATGGTTTGTTTGGATCTCAACACCGAGACAGCGCTGAGATGACACAGGCTGTTAAGTGGTTTGGGAATATGATTCTACAAGGGACGATGATTTCAGCACAGGCGACAGTGGAAACCCTGAAAGATCCGACGATGAAATGGTATGCCTACGATGAATCACCCGGTAGTTTGTTCGGCGAGGATGGCGATTATGAGGGGACGCCCGGTGAATCCGTACCCGTTAATAGGGTGAACCACTCACAACTATCGACCAAAACATACAGCACGGATTATACCGTTTTCGGGCAAACATCGATGAAGATGGTTGCCGACAATCAGGCGACCAATGGTAGTATCAACCTCACTGAGCTGACATCCGGGACTTATTGGCTGTGGACACTATATCGCCAGGTGACGGAGATTTCAGATGGTCATTTTGGTATGTATGTTTACAACTACAACAGTTCCGACAACTTGGAAACGGTAGTCCCCAATCGCACCAGTCCAGACAGCGACTGGGTACGAGTTGGAGGTGTATTTCAAGGGCGGAGTGGGGGATGTCGGTTGGTATATGGCCGTACAGTTGCCTGGACGGGAACAGTTTATGTGGACGGGAACATGTTGGTGCAACTGAGTGAGAAGGAATACAACGACTATATTGAAGGGAAGATCTCACTGGAGCAGCTGATGGACAAATACCAGTTTCCCTATGAAAAGGAACCGGATCGGATTGCGGTAAACAGCCGGAATTATTCCACGGTGTTACAGACGGTGCAACAGTTTACCGTAGAGACACCAGGAGTGGTGTCGGTGGACGGCTTTGTCACCTTCACCCTGTCCCAAGAGGCGGAAGTCGGGTTTATCCCGCTGGCATATCAGCCATTTGCAGCGGAGTTTAATTGGGGCGACGGGAACGCGAATCCTTTGTACGAAATCCGTCGCCGCTTCCCTGCTGGCACGCATACACTCCCCCTTTATGGGCAGATGTACGCAGTGCCGACGAGCAAACGGATCAGTAACCGCAGTGGGGATTTGACGATTCGCTTGCGAGCGATGCGGAGCACCGGAATGCTGACGATTAATCAGTACCGGTTACGGGTGACATTCCTGCCCGCGGCCCCCGGTTTGGAAATGTATGATGCAACCAAACGGGAAAGCCTAAGTTCTAGCGCGATGCAAAAGGTTTATCCTGTACCGCGGGCAGACGATGAGGAATAG
- a CDS encoding phage tail protein has protein sequence MMIITSLEGQAERLTDYTQLTRKRAVNGDRSLSFWVPETDRNRHAFPLVAEESTIEYDGEKYVIKSLEKRLKGRTPVKVVEALHKMIPDLVDNYIYDTESRTLQIIPALSFALHGTGYTFTVQGSFSSKEFENFGDDNSLRLLTQIMDRYGAEFDIQGTHLTIKNEIGGEPDFVFRYKHNTKALVLHSDTKDLATYIRGYGAIDEETGEYLVTAEYTSSKAYGPFGIRHAPPVRDERFYNYDALLEECKRRLKDEPEMSLQLSFVELKEQGYPDQKPGLGDRVPVIHEPLGLELTARILEITDYPESLKSPDVVLANIRPNMPTLYAGFQNATKRLAEVMDPDGNITTVTKKIYSNSHVYQDNLGYWAVNPVDPRRYVFMGSGGIDVRRGLIRVEREDGFPIIIGGELQYDLNIQGAIPMLKSTTVSIGGSQGIWWETSHADQPQNCQFFTYEHKARYLVVRALLYVEAGARAYFSIETGTYGQGNVIVLGSTTSTNTDPDDTDSRAEEIRIDLGTPTGNRRAFYLRLRSSRSDRKVYARVSRLWLEG, from the coding sequence ATGATGATTATTACCTCCTTGGAAGGCCAGGCAGAACGGCTGACCGATTATACCCAACTTACACGAAAGCGGGCGGTCAATGGTGACCGTTCGCTTTCGTTTTGGGTGCCGGAGACGGACCGAAACCGGCATGCTTTCCCGCTTGTGGCTGAGGAATCTACGATCGAATATGACGGTGAAAAGTATGTGATTAAGTCCCTGGAGAAAAGGTTGAAGGGCCGCACGCCGGTTAAGGTTGTGGAAGCCTTGCACAAAATGATCCCCGATCTTGTGGACAACTACATCTATGACACCGAGAGCCGGACACTACAGATAATCCCGGCGCTTTCTTTTGCCTTGCACGGGACGGGGTACACCTTTACGGTACAAGGCTCATTCAGTTCCAAGGAGTTCGAGAACTTTGGTGATGACAACTCGCTCCGATTGCTCACTCAAATAATGGACCGGTACGGAGCCGAGTTTGACATTCAGGGAACCCATTTAACGATCAAAAACGAAATCGGTGGGGAACCGGATTTCGTTTTCCGATACAAGCACAATACCAAGGCTTTGGTACTTCATTCCGATACAAAGGATCTGGCCACCTATATTCGCGGGTATGGGGCGATCGATGAGGAAACCGGCGAATATCTTGTCACAGCGGAATACACCTCATCAAAAGCGTATGGTCCGTTTGGAATCCGTCACGCGCCACCGGTGCGGGATGAACGCTTTTACAACTACGATGCACTGTTAGAAGAATGTAAGCGACGGCTAAAGGATGAGCCAGAAATGAGTTTGCAACTATCCTTTGTCGAGTTAAAAGAGCAGGGCTATCCAGATCAAAAGCCGGGCCTGGGCGACCGCGTCCCGGTCATTCATGAACCGCTAGGGTTGGAATTAACAGCCCGAATCCTAGAGATTACCGACTACCCCGAATCGCTGAAATCCCCCGATGTGGTGCTGGCTAACATACGCCCCAACATGCCGACCCTATACGCTGGATTCCAAAACGCCACCAAGCGACTGGCGGAAGTGATGGACCCCGATGGGAACATTACCACCGTAACAAAAAAGATATATTCCAACTCCCATGTGTATCAGGATAATCTGGGATACTGGGCAGTCAATCCGGTAGATCCTCGGCGCTATGTGTTTATGGGCAGCGGGGGGATCGATGTACGGCGAGGATTGATTCGGGTGGAGCGAGAAGATGGATTTCCGATTATCATTGGTGGGGAGTTACAGTATGATCTGAACATCCAAGGCGCCATTCCCATGTTGAAGAGTACGACGGTAAGTATTGGTGGATCACAAGGGATTTGGTGGGAGACATCCCACGCCGATCAACCACAAAATTGCCAGTTCTTCACTTACGAACACAAAGCCCGGTACTTGGTTGTACGGGCGCTGTTGTACGTGGAGGCGGGAGCGCGGGCATATTTCTCAATTGAAACTGGGACATACGGCCAGGGAAACGTTATCGTGTTGGGTTCTACCACATCAACGAACACAGACCCGGATGATACCGACAGTAGAGCGGAGGAAATCCGAATTGATCTGGGAACGCCAACGGGGAACCGGCGGGCGTTTTATTTGCGTCTTCGTTCCTCCCGCAGTGATCGGAAAGTATATGCGCGAGTATCCCGCTTATGGTTGGAGGGGTGA
- a CDS encoding peptidoglycan recognition protein family protein — translation MSICKYKDVRKSLVRDTKRGPLTRSVSRITHLVIHHSATRQGLAGSNAEAFARFHVQNNGWRNIAYAYVIEPDGTTKHCLDHNINGPHVGNHNAYSIGVCLTGDFAKEKPTKEQEKALRALVAYLRKAIPSIKYIRGHQEMAGYAWKNCPAFDYKKVLAASDPAPAPKWTQEELDRLNSAPNGARFSRTLKYIRGNQMTGNDILAVQQFLGVTPARDKNGKVYGIFGPKIEETLKKWQQKNGIKVTGEVGIVNWRRMFGEKKEVPKPTPDDSKPGPKPYIRVTVNGKQQHAFEQKDSAIKWFTDTVKAGIRWILNDKFRKPGGVIPV, via the coding sequence ATGAGTATCTGCAAATACAAGGATGTGCGAAAATCCCTTGTACGGGACACCAAACGGGGGCCATTGACCCGTTCTGTTTCCCGTATTACTCACCTAGTGATCCATCACAGTGCTACTCGTCAAGGACTGGCTGGGAGCAATGCGGAAGCTTTTGCCCGCTTCCACGTTCAAAACAATGGCTGGCGGAATATTGCCTATGCCTACGTGATTGAACCGGACGGTACGACGAAACACTGCCTGGACCACAATATCAACGGACCCCACGTCGGTAATCATAACGCCTATTCGATCGGTGTTTGTCTCACCGGTGATTTCGCGAAGGAGAAGCCGACAAAAGAGCAGGAAAAAGCATTACGGGCGTTGGTGGCATATTTGAGGAAGGCGATCCCTTCGATAAAGTATATCCGGGGCCATCAGGAAATGGCGGGGTATGCATGGAAGAATTGTCCGGCATTCGACTACAAAAAGGTGCTTGCTGCGTCTGACCCGGCACCCGCTCCGAAGTGGACACAGGAAGAGCTAGACCGCCTGAACAGCGCTCCCAACGGTGCCCGTTTCTCCCGTACCCTTAAATATATCCGGGGGAATCAGATGACCGGAAACGATATTTTGGCCGTGCAACAATTTCTAGGCGTTACCCCGGCCAGGGATAAGAATGGAAAGGTGTACGGTATCTTTGGACCCAAGATAGAGGAAACATTGAAGAAATGGCAGCAGAAAAACGGTATCAAGGTGACTGGTGAGGTTGGCATCGTGAATTGGCGGCGGATGTTTGGGGAAAAGAAGGAGGTACCAAAACCCACGCCCGATGATTCAAAGCCGGGACCGAAACCGTATATTCGAGTGACGGTTAACGGGAAGCAGCAACACGCCTTTGAGCAAAAAGATAGTGCAATCAAGTGGTTTACCGATACGGTAAAAGCGGGGATACGGTGGATATTAAACGATAAATTTAGGAAGCCAGGTGGGGTAATCCCTGTCTAG
- a CDS encoding helix-turn-helix transcriptional regulator, translated as MSKLVLNRIRELRKAQGVTQEQLALGLQVTRQTIIAIEGNRYNPSLELALKIANYFGLPVEQIFCLKKEDS; from the coding sequence GTGAGTAAATTGGTTTTAAACCGAATACGTGAATTGAGAAAGGCCCAAGGAGTGACCCAAGAACAATTGGCACTAGGTCTACAAGTTACACGTCAGACCATCATAGCAATAGAAGGCAATCGATATAATCCAAGTTTAGAACTGGCTTTAAAAATCGCAAACTATTTCGGTCTCCCAGTTGAACAAATATTCTGTCTCAAAAAGGAGGATTCATAA